The Myxococcus stipitatus genome has a segment encoding these proteins:
- a CDS encoding MOSC domain-containing protein has protein sequence MARPPSPKLVGRLVRVLVCTEHKSFVTRELPEARLTFEGIEGDRHAGHTRPADVRTPWYPKGTPIRNTRQLSLVSSEELALVADALGVPKVLASWLGANLELEGVPRLTQLPPGTRLFFPEGATLAVEGENEPCVGPGKVIEAHYPEHAKLASRFVKAAWERRGLVAWVDRAGIIREGDEVRVMLPKPVTYVLP, from the coding sequence ATGGCGCGTCCTCCGTCACCGAAGCTCGTGGGTCGTCTCGTGCGCGTCCTGGTGTGCACGGAGCACAAGAGCTTCGTGACGCGCGAGCTGCCGGAGGCGCGGCTCACGTTCGAGGGCATCGAGGGTGACAGGCACGCGGGGCACACGCGTCCCGCGGACGTGCGCACGCCCTGGTATCCGAAGGGGACGCCCATCCGGAACACGCGGCAGCTGTCGCTGGTGTCGAGCGAGGAGCTGGCGTTGGTGGCGGACGCGCTGGGCGTGCCGAAGGTGCTCGCGTCCTGGCTGGGCGCGAACCTGGAGCTGGAGGGCGTGCCCAGGCTGACGCAGCTGCCGCCGGGCACGCGGCTGTTCTTCCCCGAGGGCGCGACGCTGGCGGTGGAGGGGGAGAACGAGCCCTGCGTCGGGCCCGGCAAGGTCATCGAGGCGCACTACCCGGAGCACGCGAAGCTCGCGAGCCGCTTCGTGAAGGCGGCGTGGGAGCGGCGTGGACTGGTGGCCTGGGTGGACCGGGCCGGCATCATCCGCGAGGGTGACGAGGTGCGGGTGATGTTGCCCAAACCCGTGACGTACGTGCTCCCCTGA
- a CDS encoding DMT family transporter: MSSSTSDSLGGGSSRSERSKGLHADGALMFITCIWGVTFVVVKDALGHADPFTFLAMRFGVGALALSVLAGRQVFSPTNLRHGSLLAMFLFLGFALQTWGLTLTTPSRSAFITGMSVLFVPLLSLGVFRRMPKPAALVGVALSAAGLYLLTRPQAGSGGAWLSAGELLSLGCAVAYAGHITLTERYASKEGVLGMVAVQLWGVSLLSAACLPFVARRVEWNPSLVTAVLVCGLLPSAFAISVQTWAQARTSAVRAAVIYALEPVFAALYSVLLGYEVLGAPEVMGGGLILLGVLVAELGTSAWTWWSARGRGVRPVG; the protein is encoded by the coding sequence GTGAGTTCCTCGACGTCCGACAGTCTGGGTGGCGGGTCGTCCCGTTCGGAGCGCTCGAAGGGGCTCCATGCGGACGGCGCGCTGATGTTCATCACCTGCATCTGGGGCGTCACCTTCGTGGTGGTGAAGGACGCGCTGGGGCACGCGGACCCGTTCACGTTCCTGGCGATGCGCTTCGGCGTGGGCGCGCTGGCGCTGAGCGTGCTCGCGGGGCGGCAGGTGTTCTCGCCCACGAACCTGCGGCACGGCTCGCTGCTGGCCATGTTCCTGTTCCTGGGCTTCGCGCTCCAGACGTGGGGGCTGACGCTCACCACGCCGTCCCGCTCGGCGTTCATCACCGGGATGAGCGTGTTGTTCGTCCCGCTCTTGTCGCTGGGGGTGTTCCGGCGGATGCCGAAGCCGGCGGCGCTGGTGGGCGTGGCGCTGTCCGCCGCGGGCCTGTACCTGCTGACGCGTCCCCAGGCGGGCTCGGGCGGGGCGTGGTTGAGCGCGGGGGAGCTGTTGTCGCTGGGCTGCGCCGTGGCGTACGCGGGGCACATCACCCTCACGGAGCGCTACGCGTCGAAGGAGGGCGTGCTGGGGATGGTGGCGGTGCAGCTGTGGGGCGTGTCGCTCCTGTCGGCGGCCTGCCTGCCCTTCGTGGCGCGGCGGGTGGAGTGGAACCCCTCGCTGGTGACGGCGGTGCTGGTGTGCGGCCTTCTTCCCAGCGCGTTCGCCATCAGCGTGCAGACGTGGGCCCAGGCGCGCACGTCGGCGGTGAGGGCGGCGGTCATCTACGCGCTGGAGCCGGTGTTCGCGGCGCTGTACTCGGTGCTGCTCGGCTACGAGGTGCTGGGCGCGCCGGAGGTCATGGGCGGTGGCCTCATCCTGCTGGGCGTGCTGGTGGCGGAGCTGGGCACGTCCGCCTGGACGTGGTGGAGCGCGCGTGGACGGGGAGTGAGGCCGGTGGGCTGA
- a CDS encoding MBL fold metallo-hydrolase, with protein MSVELRRNGLHLTGTPLSLDAKRKSPLSFVSHGHSDHIARHERTIATAATLRFMTHRLGPVSAPLAAPYRRPFELGPLVLELLPAGHILGSAQLRVIRSDGRRIVYTGDINVVPSLTAEATEVAECDTLVIESTFGHPRYRFPPRAEVLGQVEAWVRRQWERDAVPVLLGYPLGKSQEAMKYLSDRGFPLVAHASIYDVVQLYAELGVPIENVRLFDGKVAPGEVLFFPPHQARGGALSHLWPRGTAVLTGWALDPGAARRYGADVAFPVSDHADFPSLVSYVKATGASEVITCHGFAEELAQALRDQGVDARPLGGKPQQLALL; from the coding sequence ATGAGCGTGGAGCTGCGCCGAAACGGGTTGCACCTGACGGGCACCCCCCTGTCGCTGGACGCGAAGCGCAAGTCGCCGCTGTCCTTCGTGAGTCACGGGCACTCGGACCACATCGCGCGGCACGAGCGCACCATCGCCACCGCGGCGACGCTGCGCTTCATGACGCACCGGCTGGGCCCGGTGAGCGCGCCCCTGGCCGCGCCGTACCGCCGGCCGTTCGAGCTGGGGCCGCTGGTGCTGGAGCTGCTGCCGGCGGGGCACATCCTGGGCAGCGCGCAGCTGCGCGTCATCCGCTCGGACGGGCGGCGCATCGTCTACACCGGCGACATCAACGTGGTGCCCTCGCTGACGGCGGAGGCCACGGAGGTGGCCGAGTGCGACACGCTGGTCATCGAGTCCACCTTCGGTCACCCGCGCTACCGCTTCCCGCCACGCGCGGAGGTGCTGGGGCAGGTGGAGGCGTGGGTGCGGCGGCAGTGGGAGCGGGACGCGGTGCCGGTGCTGCTCGGCTATCCGCTGGGCAAGAGCCAGGAGGCGATGAAGTACCTCTCCGACCGGGGTTTCCCATTGGTGGCGCACGCGTCCATCTACGACGTGGTCCAGCTCTACGCGGAGCTGGGCGTGCCCATCGAGAACGTGAGGCTGTTCGACGGCAAGGTGGCGCCGGGCGAGGTGCTGTTCTTCCCGCCGCACCAGGCGCGTGGTGGCGCGCTGTCGCACCTGTGGCCCCGGGGGACGGCGGTGCTGACGGGCTGGGCGTTGGACCCGGGGGCGGCGCGGCGCTACGGCGCGGACGTGGCGTTCCCCGTGTCGGACCACGCGGACTTCCCCTCGCTGGTGTCGTACGTGAAGGCCACGGGCGCCAGCGAGGTCATCACCTGCCACGGCTTCGCGGAGGAGCTGGCGCAGGCCCTGCGGGACCAGGGCGTGGACGCCAGGCCCCTGGGCGGCAAGCCGCAACAGCTCGCGCTGCTGTGA
- a CDS encoding electron transfer flavoprotein subunit alpha/FixB family protein, producing MPIVLIVAEQQPDGNLRKASLNAISAGKQLADKAGAELHLVLLGKEPAKVADELKGSGAKVVHLGAAPELEHYLAETYAPAIAALAQELKADYVGMASTAQGKDLMPRVAARLKSAMATDITAINGSGADLTFTRPMWAGNVFAEVKLTTPVKVFTVRATEFAAAAGGQGAAEVKTFAPKVEASKTKFVDFKEVKSARPELTEARVVISGGRGTKGDFKEIEALADDLGAAVGASRAVCDAGWVPNDLQVGQTGKVVAPALYIAAGISGAIQHLAGMKSSKTIVAINKDAEAPIFQVADYGIVADLFKVLPELRQELAKLK from the coding sequence ATGCCAATCGTTCTCATCGTCGCCGAGCAGCAGCCGGACGGGAACCTCCGCAAGGCCTCCCTCAACGCCATCTCCGCGGGCAAGCAGCTGGCCGACAAGGCCGGCGCGGAGCTGCACCTGGTGCTCCTGGGCAAGGAGCCGGCGAAGGTCGCCGACGAGCTCAAGGGCTCCGGCGCCAAGGTCGTCCACCTGGGCGCGGCCCCCGAACTGGAGCACTACCTGGCGGAGACGTATGCCCCCGCCATCGCCGCCCTCGCGCAGGAGCTGAAGGCGGACTACGTGGGCATGGCGTCCACCGCCCAGGGCAAGGACCTGATGCCGCGCGTCGCCGCGCGTCTGAAGTCCGCCATGGCCACGGACATCACCGCCATCAACGGCTCCGGCGCGGACCTGACGTTCACCCGTCCCATGTGGGCCGGCAACGTGTTCGCCGAGGTGAAGCTCACCACGCCGGTGAAGGTGTTCACCGTGCGCGCCACGGAGTTCGCCGCGGCCGCCGGTGGCCAGGGCGCCGCCGAGGTGAAGACCTTCGCCCCGAAGGTCGAGGCCTCCAAGACGAAGTTCGTCGACTTCAAGGAAGTCAAGAGCGCCCGCCCCGAGCTGACCGAGGCGCGCGTCGTCATCTCCGGTGGCCGCGGCACCAAGGGCGACTTCAAGGAGATCGAAGCGCTGGCGGATGACCTGGGCGCCGCGGTGGGCGCGTCCCGCGCGGTGTGCGACGCGGGCTGGGTTCCCAACGACCTGCAGGTGGGCCAGACGGGCAAGGTGGTCGCGCCCGCGCTGTACATCGCCGCGGGCATCAGCGGCGCCATCCAGCACCTGGCGGGCATGAAGTCCTCGAAGACCATCGTCGCCATCAACAAGGACGCCGAGGCCCCCATCTTCCAGGTGGCGGACTACGGCATCGTGGCGGACCTCTTCAAGGTGCTGCCGGAGCTGCGCCAGGAGCTGGCGAAGCTGAAGTAG
- a CDS encoding NAD(P)H-dependent oxidoreductase, whose protein sequence is MHALIVVAHPNPGSLTHAVGHAISAGLAEAPGAHRGEFADLAAEGFDPRFTQDDIAVHLEGATPTADVLAEQARIARADALVLVYPVYWWSMPALLKGWIDRVFVNGWAYGTGADGKVEKRLRHMRVHLVALGGADQRTYARHGYFGAMKTQIDHGIFGYCGARVVRSELLLVEHGEDGAPQLEQARDLGRSLFAREDPVRDLAG, encoded by the coding sequence ATGCACGCGCTCATCGTCGTCGCCCATCCCAACCCGGGTTCGCTCACCCACGCGGTCGGTCACGCCATCTCGGCGGGGCTGGCCGAGGCCCCGGGCGCGCACCGTGGCGAGTTCGCCGACCTGGCGGCCGAGGGTTTCGACCCGCGCTTCACCCAGGATGACATCGCGGTGCACCTGGAGGGGGCCACGCCCACCGCCGACGTGCTCGCCGAACAAGCCCGCATCGCTCGCGCCGACGCGCTGGTGCTGGTCTATCCCGTGTATTGGTGGTCGATGCCGGCCCTGCTCAAGGGATGGATCGACCGGGTCTTCGTCAATGGCTGGGCGTATGGGACTGGCGCCGACGGCAAGGTCGAGAAGCGGCTGCGGCACATGCGGGTGCATCTGGTGGCGCTGGGCGGCGCCGACCAGCGCACCTACGCCCGCCATGGCTACTTCGGCGCCATGAAGACGCAGATCGACCACGGCATCTTCGGCTACTGCGGCGCGCGGGTGGTGCGGTCGGAGCTGCTCCTGGTGGAGCACGGCGAGGACGGCGCGCCGCAACTCGAGCAGGCGCGCGACCTGGGCCGGAGCCTGTTCGCACGAGAGGACCCGGTCCGCGACCTCGCGGGCTGA
- a CDS encoding TetR/AcrR family transcriptional regulator has protein sequence MSRDERARQLLEVAWRLAREEGADALTLPRLAECAGVTKPVVYDHYASRAGLLAALYQDYDRRQTARMDEALASSADNLRAKAKVMADAYVTCVMSQGREIPGVVAALAGSPELDRIKRDYEREFMARCRKVLAPYAPGALSAARLWALLGAAEALSFAAAAGELGAAQARVELADLIRALVERPQAR, from the coding sequence ATGTCCCGTGACGAGCGCGCGCGGCAGCTGCTCGAGGTGGCCTGGCGGTTGGCGCGCGAGGAGGGCGCGGATGCGCTGACGCTGCCGCGTCTGGCGGAGTGCGCGGGTGTGACGAAGCCCGTGGTGTACGACCACTACGCGAGCCGGGCCGGCCTGCTCGCGGCGCTCTACCAGGACTACGACCGTCGTCAGACGGCGCGCATGGACGAGGCCCTGGCCTCCAGCGCGGACAACCTCCGGGCCAAGGCGAAGGTGATGGCCGACGCCTACGTCACCTGCGTGATGAGCCAGGGGCGGGAGATTCCCGGCGTGGTGGCCGCGCTGGCGGGCTCGCCCGAACTGGACCGCATCAAGCGCGATTACGAGCGCGAGTTCATGGCGCGGTGTCGCAAGGTCCTGGCGCCGTATGCGCCCGGCGCCTTGTCCGCGGCCCGCCTGTGGGCCTTGCTGGGCGCGGCGGAGGCGCTCTCGTTCGCGGCGGCGGCGGGCGAGCTCGGCGCGGCCCAGGCCCGGGTCGAGCTGGCGGACCTGATTCGCGCGCTCGTCGAGCGGCCCCAGGCGCGCTAG
- a CDS encoding KpsF/GutQ family sugar-phosphate isomerase, giving the protein MARSPRTAAKKQPRLRALPGRAPPASAPLLDDEATLACAREVLEAEANAILGVTQRLGAPFLEAVRLVRGCAGQVVVTGMGKAGHIGQKLSATLASTGIRSVFLHPAEAVHGDLGRVARGDVILALSNSGSTEELLRLLPSFKRMATPVIALTGDAKSALARGSDVVLDIGSIAEACPMGMVPTASTAALHALGDALTMAVLRSRPFGTDDYALLHPGGKLGRSVQRVFELMRTGAANPLVRDTSPLAEVVGVMTKTPGRPGAACVVDRAGRLVGIFTDGDLRRRVEQGQTDFTIPVRDVMGKNPRCVTPETLVLAATAQMRELRVDQLPVVDVEGRAVGLLDVQDLLAAKFL; this is encoded by the coding sequence ATGGCCCGCTCCCCACGCACCGCCGCCAAGAAGCAGCCTCGTCTGCGCGCCCTCCCCGGCCGCGCCCCCCCGGCCTCCGCGCCGCTCCTGGACGACGAGGCGACGCTCGCCTGCGCGCGGGAGGTGTTGGAGGCGGAGGCGAACGCCATCCTCGGCGTGACGCAGCGGCTGGGCGCGCCGTTCCTGGAGGCGGTGAGGCTGGTGCGGGGTTGCGCGGGGCAGGTCGTCGTCACGGGCATGGGCAAGGCGGGCCACATCGGCCAGAAGCTGTCCGCGACGCTGGCCTCCACGGGCATCCGCTCCGTGTTCCTCCACCCCGCGGAGGCCGTCCACGGCGACCTGGGCCGCGTGGCGCGCGGGGACGTCATCCTCGCGCTGTCGAACAGCGGCTCCACGGAGGAGCTGCTGCGGCTGCTGCCCTCGTTCAAGCGCATGGCCACGCCGGTCATCGCGCTCACCGGCGACGCGAAGAGCGCGCTGGCGCGGGGGTCGGACGTGGTGCTGGACATCGGCTCCATCGCGGAGGCGTGTCCCATGGGGATGGTGCCCACCGCGTCCACCGCCGCGCTGCACGCGCTGGGGGACGCGCTCACCATGGCGGTCTTGCGCTCGCGGCCCTTCGGCACGGACGACTACGCGCTGTTGCACCCGGGCGGGAAGCTGGGCCGCTCCGTGCAGCGCGTCTTCGAGCTGATGCGCACGGGGGCCGCCAACCCGCTGGTGCGCGACACCTCGCCGCTGGCGGAGGTCGTGGGCGTCATGACGAAGACGCCCGGCCGCCCCGGCGCCGCGTGCGTGGTGGACCGCGCGGGCCGGCTGGTGGGCATCTTCACCGACGGCGACCTGCGCCGCCGCGTGGAGCAGGGGCAGACGGACTTCACCATCCCCGTGCGCGACGTCATGGGGAAGAACCCGCGCTGCGTGACGCCGGAGACGCTGGTGCTGGCGGCCACCGCGCAGATGCGCGAGCTGCGCGTGGACCAGCTGCCCGTGGTCGACGTGGAGGGCCGCGCGGTGGGCCTGCTCGACGTGCAGGACCTGCTGGCCGCGAAGTTCCTCTGA
- a CDS encoding acyl-CoA dehydrogenase family protein, translated as MEFQLTEDQRALQQAARKYAREVVRPKAAHYDETATFPRDLLQTAFELGLLNMAIPAEYGGVGLSHLDQTIVAEELSWGCAGVATSIIANDLANLPIILHGTEEQKQRLLGHFAERLKFSSFCLTEPEAGSDVASMQTTARREGDEYVINGAKCFITNGGHAEQYTVFATVDKAKKHKGITCFVVEGRPKGLTVSKHENKMGQRASDTVSLTFEDVRVPVKNRIGEEGQGFAVAMATLDNSRPLTAMFSVGIARAALEHSMEYASQRKTFGKPIIEHQAIQFMIADMAMNTHAARMLTYESAWLLDQGQRNTLQSSYAKCFAADMAMKVATDAVQVYGGYGYIKEYPVEKLMRDAKLIQVYEGTSQVQRLVIARELFK; from the coding sequence ATGGAATTCCAGCTCACCGAGGACCAGCGCGCGTTGCAGCAGGCGGCGCGGAAGTACGCCCGCGAGGTGGTCCGTCCCAAGGCCGCTCACTACGACGAGACGGCCACCTTCCCGCGCGACCTGCTCCAGACGGCGTTCGAGCTGGGCCTGCTGAACATGGCCATCCCCGCGGAGTACGGCGGCGTGGGCCTGTCGCACCTGGACCAGACCATCGTCGCGGAGGAGCTGAGCTGGGGCTGCGCGGGCGTGGCGACGTCCATCATCGCCAACGACCTGGCCAACCTGCCCATCATCCTGCACGGCACGGAGGAGCAGAAGCAGCGGCTCCTGGGCCACTTCGCGGAGCGGCTGAAGTTCTCGTCGTTCTGCCTGACGGAGCCGGAGGCGGGCAGCGACGTGGCCAGCATGCAGACCACCGCGCGCCGCGAGGGTGACGAGTACGTCATCAACGGCGCCAAGTGCTTCATCACCAACGGCGGCCACGCCGAGCAGTACACGGTGTTCGCCACGGTGGACAAGGCGAAGAAGCACAAGGGCATCACCTGCTTCGTCGTCGAGGGCCGCCCCAAGGGGCTGACCGTCAGCAAGCACGAGAACAAGATGGGCCAGCGCGCCAGCGACACCGTGTCGCTCACGTTCGAGGACGTGCGCGTGCCGGTGAAGAACCGCATCGGCGAGGAGGGCCAGGGCTTCGCCGTCGCCATGGCCACGCTGGACAACAGCCGCCCGCTGACCGCCATGTTCTCCGTGGGCATCGCCCGCGCCGCGCTCGAGCACTCCATGGAGTACGCGTCGCAGCGCAAGACGTTCGGCAAGCCCATCATCGAGCACCAGGCCATCCAGTTCATGATCGCCGACATGGCCATGAACACCCACGCGGCCCGCATGCTCACCTACGAGAGCGCGTGGCTGCTCGACCAGGGCCAGCGCAACACGCTCCAGTCCAGCTACGCGAAGTGCTTCGCGGCGGACATGGCCATGAAGGTCGCCACCGACGCGGTCCAGGTCTACGGCGGCTACGGCTACATCAAGGAGTACCCCGTGGAGAAGCTGATGCGCGACGCCAAGCTCATCCAGGTCTACGAGGGCACCAGCCAGGTCCAGCGGCTCGTCATCGCGCGCGAACTGTTCAAGTAG
- a CDS encoding cytochrome c oxidase assembly factor Coa1 family protein: MDARPEGSLVPQQGWWNRNWRWAVPVGCLGVLASCGCLGALALGWGLKSVGTTGASVYTEAVGIARMDAQVRSSLGSPIEAKLPTQTSVNTVNGVTRARLDVPLDGPQADGVLHVDAEKTGDEDWRYRALNVELPDGTRLDLRSEAEKPDDEKTPDEAPLPQEGAPTPEAPGDQQDAPKRDIEL, from the coding sequence ATGGACGCGAGGCCCGAGGGCTCGCTGGTGCCGCAGCAGGGGTGGTGGAACCGGAACTGGCGGTGGGCGGTGCCGGTGGGGTGTCTCGGGGTGCTGGCCTCGTGCGGCTGCCTCGGCGCCCTCGCGCTGGGGTGGGGCCTCAAGTCCGTGGGGACCACCGGCGCCAGCGTCTACACGGAGGCCGTGGGCATCGCCCGCATGGACGCGCAGGTGCGCAGCTCCCTGGGCTCGCCCATCGAGGCGAAGCTGCCGACCCAGACGTCCGTGAACACCGTCAACGGCGTGACGCGCGCGCGGCTCGACGTGCCGCTGGACGGCCCCCAGGCCGACGGCGTGCTGCACGTGGACGCGGAGAAGACGGGCGACGAGGACTGGCGCTACCGCGCCCTGAACGTGGAGCTGCCGGACGGCACCCGCCTGGACCTGCGCTCGGAGGCGGAGAAGCCGGACGACGAGAAGACCCCCGACGAGGCGCCCCTCCCCCAGGAAGGCGCGCCGACGCCCGAGGCGCCCGGCGACCAGCAGGACGCGCCCAAGCGCGACATCGAGCTGTAG
- the fsa gene encoding fructose-6-phosphate aldolase has protein sequence MKFFIDSADVEEIRKAHAMGCVDGVTTNPSLLAKVGRGLEETIREICSIVDGPISAEAVSLDAPGLIEEGRALAKIHDNVVVKIPMGVEGVKAVKALTAEGIRTNVTLIFSANQALLCAKAGATYVSPFVGRLDDISQDGMDLIAHILEIYGNYDFDTQVLVASVRNPVHVLQSARMGAHVATLPYNVITQLANHPLTDAGIKKFLADWEKVPKATK, from the coding sequence ATGAAGTTCTTCATCGACAGCGCGGACGTGGAGGAGATCCGCAAGGCCCACGCCATGGGCTGCGTGGACGGCGTCACGACCAACCCGTCGCTGCTGGCGAAGGTCGGCCGTGGCCTCGAGGAGACCATCCGGGAGATCTGCTCCATCGTCGATGGCCCCATCAGCGCGGAGGCCGTGTCGCTGGACGCCCCGGGCCTCATCGAGGAGGGCCGCGCCCTGGCGAAGATCCACGACAACGTCGTGGTGAAGATTCCCATGGGCGTCGAGGGCGTGAAGGCCGTCAAGGCGCTCACCGCCGAGGGCATCCGCACCAACGTCACCCTCATCTTCTCCGCCAACCAGGCCCTGCTGTGCGCCAAGGCGGGCGCCACCTACGTCTCGCCCTTCGTCGGCCGCCTGGACGACATCTCCCAGGACGGCATGGACCTCATCGCCCACATCCTGGAGATCTACGGCAACTACGACTTCGACACCCAGGTGCTCGTGGCCAGCGTGCGCAACCCCGTCCACGTCCTCCAGTCCGCGCGCATGGGCGCCCACGTCGCCACGCTGCCCTACAACGTCATCACCCAGCTGGCCAACCACCCCCTCACCGACGCCGGCATCAAGAAGTTCCTCGCCGACTGGGAGAAGGTCCCGAAGGCGACCAAGTAG
- a CDS encoding GNAT family N-acetyltransferase, with amino-acid sequence MPPRKSPSAEVVLDVLEALPPGQKLWVRGVGADLAPLLRSGDAVRVLRGGVDSVARGDVVLVRQGRRLVAQVVASTTPWRTTTLVGAEDRRGGEVLGRVVALRRGRWVVPLPRPFRPALWIAQRALAAAWARPRTRLVYRGVRDFFFSGWSRPLRRHLVGALEVRLLRAEDLEALLVFAGERLVVSASFLRRQLRERWGLDVASRQGAAAGALDARGRVHGFAWVDSYRQEGLPLDGVWVRSLVVAPQARRMGVATRLLECLLAEAHRQGEPRVQADVDEDNAASLRTFEGLGFRRASEALTRRTNEAWDAAGRSKKLVVLERDSGG; translated from the coding sequence GTGCCGCCGCGCAAGAGCCCCTCGGCCGAGGTGGTGCTGGACGTGCTGGAGGCGCTGCCTCCAGGCCAGAAGCTGTGGGTGCGAGGCGTGGGCGCCGACCTGGCGCCGCTCCTGCGCTCCGGCGACGCGGTGCGGGTGCTGCGTGGCGGCGTCGACTCGGTGGCGCGCGGGGACGTGGTGCTCGTGCGGCAGGGGCGGCGGCTGGTGGCGCAGGTGGTGGCGTCCACCACGCCCTGGCGCACGACGACGCTGGTGGGCGCAGAGGACCGCCGGGGAGGGGAGGTGCTGGGCCGGGTGGTGGCCCTGCGTCGGGGCAGGTGGGTGGTGCCCCTGCCCCGGCCCTTCCGGCCAGCGCTCTGGATTGCACAGCGCGCGCTGGCGGCGGCGTGGGCCCGGCCCCGGACCCGGCTAGTCTACCGGGGCGTGCGGGACTTCTTCTTCTCCGGCTGGTCCAGGCCCCTGAGGCGCCACCTGGTGGGGGCGCTGGAGGTCCGGCTGTTGCGCGCGGAGGACCTGGAGGCGCTGCTCGTCTTCGCGGGGGAGCGGCTGGTGGTGTCGGCCAGCTTCCTGCGGCGGCAGCTCCGGGAGCGTTGGGGACTGGACGTGGCCTCGAGGCAGGGCGCGGCGGCGGGCGCGCTGGACGCACGCGGGCGGGTGCATGGCTTCGCCTGGGTGGACTCGTACCGGCAGGAGGGGCTGCCCCTGGACGGGGTGTGGGTCCGTTCGCTGGTGGTGGCGCCCCAGGCCCGGCGCATGGGAGTGGCCACGCGCCTGCTGGAGTGCCTGCTCGCGGAGGCGCACCGTCAGGGCGAGCCCCGCGTGCAGGCGGACGTGGACGAGGACAACGCCGCGTCGCTGCGCACATTCGAGGGGCTGGGCTTCCGCCGCGCCTCGGAGGCGCTGACCCGACGCACGAACGAGGCGTGGGACGCGGCGGGGCGCTCCAAGAAGCTGGTCGTCCTGGAGCGCGACTCCGGCGGCTGA
- a CDS encoding electron transfer flavoprotein subunit beta/FixA family protein — MKILVTAKRVEDPESKIKVKPDGTGIVQEGLKYKINPFDEIGVEEGLRLIAKHDPKGEVVVVSIGGKEVQEQLRHALAMGAHRAVWVNHTGPLDQLAIAGLIQKVTEKEKPDLVILGKQSIDDDQNQVGQYLAEFLGWGQATFASKVESLESEAEKNKVPAVTLTADGKAVRVVREVDNGLATVECQLPAVVTTDLRLNQPRYASLPGIMKAKSKPIEELTPAKLGVDVTPTIQVLKLSSPPARKAGIKVPDVATLVDKLHNEAKVV, encoded by the coding sequence GTGAAGATCCTCGTCACCGCCAAGCGCGTGGAAGACCCCGAGTCCAAAATCAAGGTGAAGCCGGACGGCACGGGCATCGTCCAGGAAGGGCTGAAGTACAAGATCAACCCCTTCGACGAGATTGGCGTCGAGGAGGGTCTGCGGCTCATCGCCAAGCACGACCCGAAGGGCGAGGTGGTGGTGGTGTCCATTGGCGGCAAGGAGGTGCAGGAGCAGCTGCGCCACGCGCTGGCCATGGGCGCCCACCGCGCGGTGTGGGTCAACCACACGGGCCCGCTGGACCAGCTGGCCATCGCCGGGCTGATCCAGAAGGTGACGGAGAAGGAGAAGCCGGACCTGGTCATCCTGGGCAAGCAGTCCATCGACGACGACCAGAACCAGGTGGGCCAGTACCTGGCCGAGTTCCTGGGCTGGGGCCAGGCCACGTTCGCCTCCAAGGTGGAGTCGCTGGAGAGCGAGGCGGAGAAGAACAAGGTCCCGGCCGTGACGCTCACCGCGGATGGCAAGGCGGTGCGCGTGGTGCGCGAGGTCGACAACGGCCTGGCCACGGTGGAGTGCCAGCTGCCCGCGGTCGTGACGACGGACCTGCGCCTCAACCAGCCGCGCTACGCCAGCCTCCCGGGCATCATGAAGGCCAAGAGCAAGCCCATCGAGGAGCTGACGCCGGCCAAGCTGGGCGTGGACGTCACCCCGACCATCCAGGTGCTGAAGCTGTCGTCGCCCCCGGCGCGCAAGGCGGGCATCAAGGTGCCGGACGTGGCCACCCTGGTCGACAAGCTGCACAACGAGGCGAAGGTCGTCTAA